The genomic region CGCGATCGGCGCCCGGACGATGGGCATCCGGCTGGTGCCGCTGCTCGACGCGCTCGCCCCGGGCGTGCTGGTGGCGCAGGCGATCGGGCGCTGGGGCAACTGGTTCAACCAGGAGCTCTTCGGCAAGCCCACCGACCTGCCCTGGGCGCTCTCGGTCAGCGACACCACCGCGGTCAACGCCGGCTACCCGCCGGGCACGACGTTCCACCCGACGTTCCTCTACGAGAGCCTGTGGAACCTCGCGGCCTTCGCCCTGGTGATCTGGCTCGACCGCCGCCTGCGCCTGGGCCACGGCCGGGTGCTGGCGCTCTACGTGATGGCCTACACCGCCGGGCGTGCCTGGATCGAGATGCTGCGCATCGACTCCGTCGAGCTCGACGACGTCTTCGGCCTGCGGTTCAACGTGTGGACCTCGATCGTGCTGTTCGTCGCGGCGGCCATCTACTTCGCGATCAGCGCCCGCCGCCACCCCGGCCGCGAGGAGCAGGTCCGCACCCGCGAGCCGGCCCCCGTGACATGAGCCACTGAACACGGTCGACTCGTGTCCGTGACTTGCTGGTAATCTTTCCCTTCGCGCGTGGGCCAGTGCTGTCCCAAGCTCTTCATGCTTCTGCCGATCTGCCTGTCGTGCGCGCTCCCGGCCCTGCCGGTCGTCATGCAGGCACCGACGACGACGGGAGGATCCCGTGCCGTATCAGCACGCGTTCCCGCCGCCCCAAGGGCTGTACGACCCCACCAACGAGCACGACGCATGTGGTGTGGCATTCGTGGCAACCCTCACCGGGGTGGCCAGCCACAGGATCGTGCAGCAGGGCGTCACCGCACTGCTCAACCTCGACCACCGCGGCGCCGCCGGTGCCGAGCCCAACTCGGGTGACGGTGCCGGCATCTTGATCCAGGTCCCCGACGCGTTCCTGCGCGCGGTCACCGCCGAGCTCGGCATCGAGCTCCCCGGCGCCGGCCAGTACGCCGTGGGCACCGCGTTCCTGCCCGGCGACGTGGACCAGGTCGCCAAGACCCGCACCCAGGTCGAGGCGATCGCGGCCGAGGAGGGCCTCGACGTCCTCGGCTGGCGCGAGGTCCCGGTCGACCCGAGCTCGCTGGGCTCCACCGCCCGCGCGGTCATGCCGACGTTCTCCCAGCTCTTCGTCGCCGCCCGCGGCGCCCGCCTGAGCGGTCTGGCGCTGGAGCGTCTCGCGTTCTGCCTGCGCAAGCGCGCCGAGCGCGAGACTGACGTCTACTTCCCGTCGCTGTCCTCGCGCACGCTGGTCTACAAGGGCATGCTGACCCCGGTCCAGCTCGACGAGGTCTTCCCCGATCTGCGCGACGAGCGGATGGCCTCGGCGATCGCCGTGGTGCACTCCCGCTTCTCGACCAAC from Nocardioides sp. dk884 harbors:
- the lgt gene encoding prolipoprotein diacylglyceryl transferase; this encodes MSAPVLSVLAIPSPDNGVWHLGPVPIRGYALAIILGIVAAIWIGERRWVARGGRPGEVQDLAIWAVPFGLVGARLYHVATDHSLYFGAGENPWSALYVWQGGLGVWGGIAGGILGLAIGARTMGIRLVPLLDALAPGVLVAQAIGRWGNWFNQELFGKPTDLPWALSVSDTTAVNAGYPPGTTFHPTFLYESLWNLAAFALVIWLDRRLRLGHGRVLALYVMAYTAGRAWIEMLRIDSVELDDVFGLRFNVWTSIVLFVAAAIYFAISARRHPGREEQVRTREPAPVT